The stretch of DNA AGCTCTCTCATAGCTGTATTGATTGCATCACATACAAGGTCTGTGTTCAGTGCCTCCATAACGGTAAGTCCTGGAAGGATCTCAGAAGCCATAGCTGCAGAGTGAGTCATTCCTGAACATCCGATTGTCTCAACAAGTGCCTCCTGGATGATTCCCTCTTTAACGTTAAGGGAAAGCTTACAAGCACCCTGCTGCGGAGCACACCAGCCAACACCGTGTGTAAATCCGGAGATATCCTTTACTTCTTTTGCCTGAACCCATTTTGCTTCTTCCGGGATCGGAGCGGCACCATGATGTACGCCCTGTGCCACTGGACACATTTCTTCTACTTCGCGTGAATAAATCATTTTAAAACTCCTTTCAAGTATAGATTGACCGATGTTATTGAGAAAAAAAGTTCGATAACACCCTATCGCTATTTTCTCACAAAACCTTTGTTTCGTCCAGTCATATTTAATAAAATTTTGCCATAAAACGCATAATATTGGTAGTTATTCCGGCAGTATTGCATGCCTAACTGTCAAATATTTCTGGCAACTGCTGTATGTATGTGATAATATATTAGCAAGTTTAACCCTGGAGGTATATTTTTCATGAATGCATCTGTGGATTCTGTTTTTCCAGAAAAATACCGCATTCTCAGCGGAAGCGCTCTGAAGATGATCGCGGTCATCACCATGCTGATCGATCATATCGGAGCTGTGCTGCTCAGTATGTATCAGCCTGCACAGAAAATCCTGTTTACACTTTTCGGCAGAGAATATACTGTATATCTTATTTTCCGCGATATCGGAAGAGCTGCTTTTCCCATCTTCTGTTTTCTCCTGCTGGAAGGCTTCCGTCATACACGGAGCCGGTTCCTCTATGGAAGAAATCTCCTTCTTTTTGCGCTGCTCTCAGAAATTCCGTGGAATCTGATGTTTACAAATACGCTGCGTTACGAAAGACAAAATGTGTTTTTCACGCTTTTCCTCGGATATCTGGCCTTTTGTGCCATCGAATATTTCCAGACCAGACCTTCGATGCAGCTTCTCTGCATCCTGGGACTGCTTGTCATTTCCATTTTTCTGAAAGCAGACTATGGATGGCGGGGGTATATCTTCCTGCTGATCATGTACTATATGCGAAACGATAAGCCAGGCCAGGCAATCCTCGGAAGCTGCTGGCTTTACTATGAATGGAGAGCCTCCTTTGCCTTTCTGTCCATTAACCTGTACAATGAAAAAAGAGGCTTCATCCGCGGAAAATCAGCAAAATATTTCTTTTACTGGTTTTACCCAGTCCATATTATAGGACTGGTCATACTTCGACAGCTTTTGTTTTTATCTTAATCCCGCCCGCTCCCGGTCGGTTCATCCTTCCACGACCAATACTGTTGCATCCATCACCCCATCAAAAAAAGCTGCACTCTCTCAAAAGTGCAGCCTAAATGCGTGTCCAGAAGAATCTGTTTCTTATTTTTTCTTTACGATCTCTTTTGCATTTTTATAAATGGAATCTGCAGGAACACATCCACGTACCGGTGACAGCGGGTAGATATTGGAATTCCGTCCGATCACAGTACCGGGATTCAGCACAGAACCGCATCCGACTTCAACATGATCTCCGAGCATCGCTCCGAATTTCTTAAGACCGGTTTCGATCTTTTCATCCCCGTCTTTTACGACAACCAGCTTCTTGTCTGATTTTACGTTGGAACAGATCGATCCGGCACCCATGTGGGACTTATATCCCAGCACAGCATCTCCAACATAATTATAATGAGGAACCTGAACCTTGTTAAACAGCACTGCATTCTTAAGCTCTGTGGAATTTCCCACAACTGCGCCCTCACCAACGATAGCCTTGCCGCGGATAAATGCACAGTGGCGCACCTCGGCGTCTCTGCCAATGATAGCCGGTCCGGTGATACTTGCAGTCGGCGCAACTGTAGCGGATCTTGCGATCCATACATTTTCGCCCTTCTCCTCATATTCAGAAGGATCCAGTGTTTTTCCCAGCTTAATAATGAAATCTCCGATCTCCGGAAGAACCTCCCACGGATAGGTTTTTCCCTCAAAAAGCTCTGCTGCAATGGTCTCATTCAGATCCAGCATATTGCTGATAGTAAAATCTTTCATCATGATGATCTCTTTCCTCCCTGTCCGGAAGCTCGCTCCGGCTTCCTGTAGTTTACAGCGGCCACATCAAAAAACTGCCGCAGGTTATACTGATAATTGCTTGCCTCCACCTGCCGGGTACGTACCCGCACAAAATGCTCCAGCTTGTCCATATATTCCTGTTCCGTGATGCTGCCCTCTGCCACATAGGTGAGCCCCTTTTCCCAGCTTGCCGTAAGCTCCGGGTTCAGAAGCTGCCGGATAGAACAATTTACCACATCAAAGATCATTTCCCCAAGAAGCGTTGGAGTGATTACCTGGGTCTTTTTGTTCAGTGCCAGATATTTGATGTTAAAAAGCTTCTTTAGGATCTCGGCACGGGTAGCACTGGTGCCGATCCCACTTCCCTTGATCTGGGCTCGAAGCTCCTCATCCTCGATCAGCTGTCCTGCATTTTCCATGGCAAGGATCATGGAACCGGAATTGTATCGTTTGGGCGGTGAAGTCTCACCCTCCTTGATACTCAAACCGTTCACAGGAAGTATATCACCCTTTTTCAGCTTCTGCAACGCCTCCAGGAGCACAGTATCACAGGAAACCTCGTCTTCCTCTCCATTTCTGTTTTTCTCACTGTCTGAAGCCCTTTTCCGCGAAAAAGAATTGGTGGCGATCTTCAGATAGCCTTCTTCTTTGAGAACCTTAAAGGATGAAAAGAATGCCTCGCCGTCCAGCTTCGTCACAAGACTCACCTTCTGATAAACGGCCGGCGGATAAAAAATACACAAAAATCTCCGTACAATAGTCTCGTACACACGCTGCGCAGTAAGAGACACGCTTCCAAGCGCATTCAATCCCTGACCGGTAGGAATGATCGCATAATGGTCTGTGATCTGCTTGTCATTCACATATCTGGTCTTTGCAATGCTTTTCCAGGATTCCATCCCCAAAACCTCTGCCGCCGCAGCACCGGCCTGCTGATAATTTCGAAGACCGGATATATTCTTGTATATCTCCTTGGCCACTGCCGTGGAAAGAACTCTGGCATCCGTTCTCGGATAAGTCACCAGCTTCTTCTCATAAAGCTCCTGTACGATCCGGAGTGTCTCATCCGGACTGATCTTAAACAGCTTTGAGCACACATTCTGAAGCTCCGCCAGGTTAAAAAGAAGCGGCGGATTTTTGTTTTCTTTTTTTCGTTCCACCTTTTCCACAATACAGGAAAGGGGCTGGTTCACCATCAGCTGATCGATCAGCATCTGTGCATGCTCTTTTTTCCTGAAGCCGTTTTCTTTATAAAGATACGGGGACTGGAAATACCTGCTGCCTTCCACAGCTCTCCATTCACCGTCAAAATTTTCGCCTGCAAGTCCAATACTGCCAAGGACACGATAGAAGGGTGTCTTCACAAAGACACGGATCTCCCGTTCTCTCCGCACCACCATGCCAAGAACACAGGTCATCACACGCCCAACTGCAATAGCCTGATATTTGGAATGGAGATAATTGGTGACACTGCTTCCGTAGCGCAGGGTCAGAACTCTGGAAAAATTGATTCCCATAAGATAATCTTCCTTTGCGCGGAGATACGCAGACGCTGCCAGATTATCATACTCCGAGATGTCCTTCGCTTCACGGATCCCTCTTAAGATCTCTTCCTCTGTCTGGGAATCGATCCACACACGTTTCTGGACTTTTCCCTTTACTCCTGCCATCTGGGCTACCAGACGGTAGATATATTCACCCTCACGTCCGGAGTCGGTACACACATAAATGGTATCCACATCCGGCCGGTTCAGCAGTCCTTTTACGATCTCGAACTGCTTTTTGACCCCGGGGATCACTTCATATTTGAATTCGCGCGGCAAAAAAGGCAGGGTATCAAAACTCCACCTTTTAAACTTGATATCATATTTTTCGGGATAGCTCATGGTAACCAGATGTCCTACACACCAGGTTACCACAGAATCATCAGATTCCAGATATCCGTCTTTTCTCTGACCGTTGATCTTCAAAGCCTTCGCAAATTCCTGTGCCACGCTGGGCTTCTCCGCTATGTATAAAGCCTTTGCCATACTATTTATCTGCACTCATCTTTCTAAGCGGCCATGCCAGAAGCACAGCTCCGCCAACTATATTTCCCAGTGTTACGATCACCATGCTTTTAAGCATAGCGCCGACAGACAATCCTGGCACCATACAGAATGCAACTGTAAAAATACCCATATTTGCAATACAATGCTCAAATCCGCTGACAACGAAACCTGAAATACAGATCACGATCATCAGGAACTTGCCTGACTCACTCTTCAGCTTAATGCCGCAGAGAACAGCAAGACAGACGAAGAAATTACAAAGTACCGCACGGAAAAACATCTGTCCTGCCGGAATACTCAGTTTTCCGTTTATAAATCCGGCAAAATAATCTGCTGTACCGGACGCTCCTGCACCTGCAAAGATCAGCGCCAGGATCAGGCATCCCACAAAATTGCCGATGTAACTGATTCCCCAGACCTTGCCTACGTCTTTCCATGATACGCTCTTGTCATACGCACCAAAAGCCATTACCAGATTGTTACCGGTAAACAGCTCTCCTCCTACCATTACGATCAGCAAGACCGCAATGGAGAACACGATGGCTCCAAGGAATTTCCCCCATTCCGGGAAAGTTTTGGAAAATACATTTCCAACAACGTTACTGTAGATCATCGCCACATCAATAAAAAATCCGGCCATGATCGCCCGCATAAAGTATTTTCCGAAATTGCTGTTCAGTAAGTTTATCTTACCCTTCGCAGCGGTTGACAGTTTCTCTACATCCTCCCTGTTCATAAATAGCACCTCCACATATTTTTAGCAAGCGTGGCACTTTGTTACTGCTTCTTTGTTCACAGTAACACGCTTTCCGGAAATCTGCTTGTTATATTGTAACACTTTACCAATTATTCCACAATGAAAATGCGAAAATTTTCAAAAATTTCCGTTTTGTTACATACAACAAACAATATCCGTTTTATACCAGAACACGATAGATGCCATCCCAGGCCAGTTCCTTTTTTTTCAGGAAATTTTCTGTTTCCTCCTCTGATTGCTCCACGCATTTCCATGCCAGTCCGCACTGGGCACTGATCTCTGAAGGGATCGGGATCAGCCTTCCCGGAAATTCAGATTCCTTGGCCGTTCTTTCCATTTTCATGGCAGCCGTGGTTGTGGAAAATGTCACAACTGTAGTAATTACTTTTCTTCGCATATCTCCTTTGTTCCTTCCACACACGCAAAAACAGGACACCGGAAAAACCGATATCCCGTTTCTGATGATTTTCTTTATTTCCTGTAAAGGATCCAGTTCTTATTTAGCCTGGATATATCCTTTCGCTTTCAGAGTTTCTGCACAGAGAACTGCTCCGCCTGCGGCACCTCTTACTGTGTTATGGGAAAGTCCGATGAACTTGTAATCATAAACAGTATCCTCACGAAGACGTCCTACAGATACTCCCATTCCATTCTCATAGTTCACATCCATCTGTACCTGCGGACGGTTGTCTTCCTCAAGATACTGGATGAACTGCTTCGGAGCGCTTGGAAGCTCAAGCTCCTGCGGAAGTCCCTTAAACTCAACCAGCTTCTGGATCAGCTGCTCTTTGGTAGGTTTCTTGCGGAATTTAACGAATACAGCTGCTGTATGTCCGTTGAGGACCGGAACACGTACACACTGGCATGTGATGACAGGTGTGGTAGCCGGAACGATCACGCCGTCCTCGATCTTGCCCCAGAGTCTTAATGGCTCCTTCTCACTCTTCTCTTCCTCACCACCGATGTAAGGAATGATGTTGTGCTCCATCTCCGGCCAGTCCTTGAATGTTTTTCCTGCTCCGGAAATAGCCTGGTATGTAGTGGCAACTACTTCATACGGCTCGAACTCTTTCCATGCGGTAAGTACCGGAGCGTAGCTCTGGATAGAGCAGTTCGGTTTAACAGCTACGAAGCCGCGTTTTGTTCCGAGACGTTTCTTCTGGAATTCGATAACCTCGAAGTGCTCCGGATTGATTTCCGGAACTACCATCGGAACGTCCGGTGTCCAGCGGTGTGCGCTGTTGTTGGACACAACCGGTGTCTCTGTCTTTGCATATTCTTCCTCGATCGCCTTGATCTCATCCTTAGTCATATCAACTGCTGAAAATACAAAGTCAACAGTAGCTGCAACCTTCTCAACCTCGTGGATATCCATAACAACCAGCTTCTTTACTGCTTCCGGCATCGGAGTATCCATTTTCCATCTGCCGCCTACAGCCTCCTCGTAGGTCTTACCTGCGCTTCTCGGACTTGCAGCTACAGTAACCACCTCAAACCACGGGTGATTCTCCAGAAGAGAAATGAATCTCTGACCAACCATTCCAGTTGCACCTAAAATACCGACTTTAAGCTTTTCACTCATAATAAAACTCTCCTCATCTCGTGTCCCTCTATGGCACACATTTGTCTTTTCTGTAAATACTATACCAATTTTTCCGAAAATGCAAGCATTATCTTAATTTTTTTCAAGATATTCTTTATTCTGAGCGATCACCTGCTCCATCACGTCCGGTCCCGGCGCTCCCAAAGTCACACGTTTTTCCACGCAGGTCTTCATACTGATGGCCTCATAAATATCCTCCTCAAACACAGGACTGATTTCTTTGTACTCGGAAAGCGGAAGCTCATCCAGAGAGATTCCCTTATCCAGACAGAGAAGGACCAGTCTTCCGACGATGCCGTGAGCATCACGGAACGGTACACCGTGGTTAACCAGATAGTCTGCTGCGTCTGTGGCGTTTGTAAAGCCTCTTTTTGCACTTGCCTCCATATTGGCTTTGTTGAACTGCATAGTGGAAACCATGCCGGTAAACAGGGCGATACAGCCCTTTACGGTGTCAATGGCATCAAAGGTCAGCTCCTTGTCTTCCTGCATATCTTTGTTGTATGCAAGCGGGATTCCCTTCATGGTTGTAAGAATAGATGTCAGCGCTCCGTAAACACGGCCTGTTTTTCCACGGACAAGCTCTGCGATATCCGGATTCTTCTTCTGCGGCATGATACTGCTGCCTGTGCTGTATGCGTCATCGATCTCAACGAAACGGTACTCATTGGAATTCCACAGAATGATCTCTTCTGAAAAGCGGCTCAGATGCATCATGATCGTAGAGAATGCACTGAGAAGCTCAATGACATAATCTCTGTCAGATACGGAATCCATACTGTTTCTGGTTGGTGCATCAAAGCCGAGAAGCTCTGCAGTATAGGCACGATCCAGCGGATAAGTGGTTCCTGCCAGTGCTCCGGCTCCAAGAGGACAGGTGTTCATTCTCTTACGGATATCAAAAAGTCTGTCACGGTCTCTCCGGAACATCTCAAAATATGCGCCTACATGGTGTGCCAGAGTTACCGGCTGTGCCTTCTGAAGGTGAGTAAATCCCGGCATGTAGGTGTGAACATTCTCTTCCATGATCTTCTGCAGGGCAAGAAGAAGGTCCTTCAGTTCCTTATCTGTCTCATCGATCTCGTCGCGGACATAAAGCTTCATATCCAGAGCTACCTGGTCATTACGGCTTCTCCCTGTATGAAGCTTCTTTCCGGCGTCTCCGATACGATCGATCAGATTCGCCTCCACGAAGCTGTGGATATCCTCATACTCAGCTGTGATCTCCAGCTTTCCTGCTTCCACGTCTGCAAGGATACCGTCCAGTCCTTCTGTGATCTGCTTCTTTTCTTCCTCTGTCAGGATCCCCTGCTTTGCAAGCATGGCAACATGTGCCTTGCTTCCGCGGATATCCTGTCTGTAAAATTTCTGATCAAAGGAAATGGATGCGTTAAAATTGTAAACCAGCTTGTCCGTTTCTTTTGTGAAACGGCCTCCCCATAACTGTGCCATATTAATTCTTCCTCACTTTTCTTTTTTGCGGCAGAACTATCTTATCCGGACATATATGAGATCCGTCTCCCGGACGTCTGCACTTTTCTGTGTTAGTGTAACATATTTTTATAAAAATGCAAAGTTTTTCATAATTATACGTTTGCTGCCTTCAGCCGTTGTTACTGTTCACTCTGTTCTCAGTAACCAGCCGTTCTCTGTCCATGGCTTCTTTCTTTGAAAATACACAGCCGCAGTAATTCTGCCGGTACAGAGCATGCTCATGAGACAGCTCAATAGAACGCTTGTAGCCATTCTTTTTCTTGAAATCTGAAGTCAGATGTGGCACTTTATAGATTTCCGCCAGTTCCTCACCGATCTCATTAATCTTCTGTGCATTTTTCAGAGGACTGATACTTAAGGTTGTGGTGAAATAATCATATCCTCCCTCCTTCGCCAGTTTTGCCGCCTCTTCCATCCGCAGGCGGTAACACCGAAAGCACCTCTCTCCTCCTTCCGGAACATCTTCCAGGCCTTTTGCCATCTCATAAAATTCCTTCGGGTCATACCGGCCCTCCATAAGAGTTACCGGATGGACAAATTCCATCTCCCCGATCAGGCGGCGGATCTCAGCCACACGGTGTGAATATTCCTCCTCCGGTGCGATATTGGGATTATAAAAAAATATCGTGATCTCAAAATACTGTGACAGGTATTCCATCACATAGCTGCTGCATGGCGCACAGCAGGCATGCAGAAAAAGTCTGGGAGTTTTCCCCTCTTTCCGGTTTCTTTCAATCAGTTTATCCAGTTCTTTCTGGTAATTTCTCTTGTTCAATGTTTGTAATTCCTTTCTCTATGACTGTTTTCAGGCAGACATCGGAGTATACATCCCTGCCATTGGCCTTCTCCCGTTTCAGACATATGATAATATTATACCATTATCTACGAAAAGGAGGCAACATCCATGAATCCTGTCCTGAAAGTGCGGGACGTGTGTCTCTCCTATCACACCTTGTCCGGTGAGACACCCGCCCTTTCTCATATATCCTTTGACCTGATGCCCGGTGAATTCCTGTCCATTGTAGGACCTTCCGGATGCGGAAAATCCACTCTTCTGAATCTCATTGCCGGCCTGCTCACTCCGGAGCACGGTTCCATTACTCTGGGAGGCCGGCCGGTATCCTCCGGCAGTGCCGCTGTAGGATATATGCTCCAGAAGGATCATCTTCTGGAATGGCGAAGCATCTACAAAAATATCCTTCTCGGCCTGGAGATCCGGAAAGAGCTCACACCCGAAAAGCTGGCACATGCAGAAGCCCTTCTTCAGACCTACGGTCTGGACCGTTTCCGCGATGCCCGCCCTTCCCAGCTTTCCGGCGGAATGCGCCAGCGTGCTGCACTGATCCGGACCCTTGTGCTGGAACCGGAACTCCTTCTTTTGGATGAACCTTTTTCTGCACTGGACTACCAGACCCGCTTAAATGTCAGTGATGATATCGGAAAAATTCTCAAAAGCTCCGGCAAGCCTGCGATCCTGGTCACTCACGATATCTCAGAGGCCATCAGCATGGCCGACCGGGTACTGATCCTTTCTGCACGTCCTGCCACTGTACGAAAGATCATTGATATCGATCTGGATATCAGCGACCGCACTCCCCTCTCCTCCAGAAATGCTCCGGATTTCAAGAAATATTTTAACATCATATGGAAGGAGCTCAATGAAAATGCCTGAAATTTCCAGACAACAGAAACAATATCTTGCACAGCAAAAAAAAGAAAAACACATCATCCTTACTGCACGGATACTTCTTTTTGTCCTGTTTATGGGACTTTGGGAAATATCCTCTGATCTTGGATGGATCGATTCCTTTATCTTCAGCAGTCCTTCCCTGATCGCAGAGACCTTTCTTTCCATGTGCAGGGATCAGTCCCTGTTTACACATATTGCCGTGACACTGGCAGAAACTCTTATCAGTTTCTTTTTTGTTGTGATCCTGGGTGTAGGAACCGCAGTACTTCTCTGGTGCTCCCGACGGATCGCACGGATCCTGGAGCCATGTCTGGTGGTACTGAACAGTCTCCCGAAATCTGCACTGGCCCCTCTTCTGATCGTAT from Blautia sp. SC05B48 encodes:
- a CDS encoding iron-sulfur cluster assembly scaffold protein; amino-acid sequence: MIYSREVEEMCPVAQGVHHGAAPIPEEAKWVQAKEVKDISGFTHGVGWCAPQQGACKLSLNVKEGIIQEALVETIGCSGMTHSAAMASEILPGLTVMEALNTDLVCDAINTAMRELFLQIVYGRSQSAFSEDGLAVGAGLEDLGKGLRSQVGTMYGTLKKGPRYLEMAEGYVTGIALDENDEIIGYQFVSLGKMTDFIKKGDDPNTAWEKAKGQYGRVADAVKIIDPRKE
- a CDS encoding TraX family protein is translated as MNASVDSVFPEKYRILSGSALKMIAVITMLIDHIGAVLLSMYQPAQKILFTLFGREYTVYLIFRDIGRAAFPIFCFLLLEGFRHTRSRFLYGRNLLLFALLSEIPWNLMFTNTLRYERQNVFFTLFLGYLAFCAIEYFQTRPSMQLLCILGLLVISIFLKADYGWRGYIFLLIMYYMRNDKPGQAILGSCWLYYEWRASFAFLSINLYNEKRGFIRGKSAKYFFYWFYPVHIIGLVILRQLLFLS
- a CDS encoding transferase is translated as MMKDFTISNMLDLNETIAAELFEGKTYPWEVLPEIGDFIIKLGKTLDPSEYEEKGENVWIARSATVAPTASITGPAIIGRDAEVRHCAFIRGKAIVGEGAVVGNSTELKNAVLFNKVQVPHYNYVGDAVLGYKSHMGAGSICSNVKSDKKLVVVKDGDEKIETGLKKFGAMLGDHVEVGCGSVLNPGTVIGRNSNIYPLSPVRGCVPADSIYKNAKEIVKKK
- a CDS encoding DNA topoisomerase gives rise to the protein MAKALYIAEKPSVAQEFAKALKINGQRKDGYLESDDSVVTWCVGHLVTMSYPEKYDIKFKRWSFDTLPFLPREFKYEVIPGVKKQFEIVKGLLNRPDVDTIYVCTDSGREGEYIYRLVAQMAGVKGKVQKRVWIDSQTEEEILRGIREAKDISEYDNLAASAYLRAKEDYLMGINFSRVLTLRYGSSVTNYLHSKYQAIAVGRVMTCVLGMVVRREREIRVFVKTPFYRVLGSIGLAGENFDGEWRAVEGSRYFQSPYLYKENGFRKKEHAQMLIDQLMVNQPLSCIVEKVERKKENKNPPLLFNLAELQNVCSKLFKISPDETLRIVQELYEKKLVTYPRTDARVLSTAVAKEIYKNISGLRNYQQAGAAAAEVLGMESWKSIAKTRYVNDKQITDHYAIIPTGQGLNALGSVSLTAQRVYETIVRRFLCIFYPPAVYQKVSLVTKLDGEAFFSSFKVLKEEGYLKIATNSFSRKRASDSEKNRNGEEDEVSCDTVLLEALQKLKKGDILPVNGLSIKEGETSPPKRYNSGSMILAMENAGQLIEDEELRAQIKGSGIGTSATRAEILKKLFNIKYLALNKKTQVITPTLLGEMIFDVVNCSIRQLLNPELTASWEKGLTYVAEGSITEQEYMDKLEHFVRVRTRQVEASNYQYNLRQFFDVAAVNYRKPERASGQGGKRSS
- a CDS encoding formate/nitrite transporter family protein; the protein is MNREDVEKLSTAAKGKINLLNSNFGKYFMRAIMAGFFIDVAMIYSNVVGNVFSKTFPEWGKFLGAIVFSIAVLLIVMVGGELFTGNNLVMAFGAYDKSVSWKDVGKVWGISYIGNFVGCLILALIFAGAGASGTADYFAGFINGKLSIPAGQMFFRAVLCNFFVCLAVLCGIKLKSESGKFLMIVICISGFVVSGFEHCIANMGIFTVAFCMVPGLSVGAMLKSMVIVTLGNIVGGAVLLAWPLRKMSADK
- a CDS encoding DUF3343 domain-containing protein, producing the protein MRRKVITTVVTFSTTTAAMKMERTAKESEFPGRLIPIPSEISAQCGLAWKCVEQSEEETENFLKKKELAWDGIYRVLV
- the asd gene encoding aspartate-semialdehyde dehydrogenase; translated protein: MSEKLKVGILGATGMVGQRFISLLENHPWFEVVTVAASPRSAGKTYEEAVGGRWKMDTPMPEAVKKLVVMDIHEVEKVAATVDFVFSAVDMTKDEIKAIEEEYAKTETPVVSNNSAHRWTPDVPMVVPEINPEHFEVIEFQKKRLGTKRGFVAVKPNCSIQSYAPVLTAWKEFEPYEVVATTYQAISGAGKTFKDWPEMEHNIIPYIGGEEEKSEKEPLRLWGKIEDGVIVPATTPVITCQCVRVPVLNGHTAAVFVKFRKKPTKEQLIQKLVEFKGLPQELELPSAPKQFIQYLEEDNRPQVQMDVNYENGMGVSVGRLREDTVYDYKFIGLSHNTVRGAAGGAVLCAETLKAKGYIQAK
- the argH gene encoding argininosuccinate lyase, giving the protein MAQLWGGRFTKETDKLVYNFNASISFDQKFYRQDIRGSKAHVAMLAKQGILTEEEKKQITEGLDGILADVEAGKLEITAEYEDIHSFVEANLIDRIGDAGKKLHTGRSRNDQVALDMKLYVRDEIDETDKELKDLLLALQKIMEENVHTYMPGFTHLQKAQPVTLAHHVGAYFEMFRRDRDRLFDIRKRMNTCPLGAGALAGTTYPLDRAYTAELLGFDAPTRNSMDSVSDRDYVIELLSAFSTIMMHLSRFSEEIILWNSNEYRFVEIDDAYSTGSSIMPQKKNPDIAELVRGKTGRVYGALTSILTTMKGIPLAYNKDMQEDKELTFDAIDTVKGCIALFTGMVSTMQFNKANMEASAKRGFTNATDAADYLVNHGVPFRDAHGIVGRLVLLCLDKGISLDELPLSEYKEISPVFEEDIYEAISMKTCVEKRVTLGAPGPDVMEQVIAQNKEYLEKN
- a CDS encoding epoxyqueuosine reductase QueH, translating into MNKRNYQKELDKLIERNRKEGKTPRLFLHACCAPCSSYVMEYLSQYFEITIFFYNPNIAPEEEYSHRVAEIRRLIGEMEFVHPVTLMEGRYDPKEFYEMAKGLEDVPEGGERCFRCYRLRMEEAAKLAKEGGYDYFTTTLSISPLKNAQKINEIGEELAEIYKVPHLTSDFKKKNGYKRSIELSHEHALYRQNYCGCVFSKKEAMDRERLVTENRVNSNNG
- a CDS encoding ABC transporter ATP-binding protein — encoded protein: MNPVLKVRDVCLSYHTLSGETPALSHISFDLMPGEFLSIVGPSGCGKSTLLNLIAGLLTPEHGSITLGGRPVSSGSAAVGYMLQKDHLLEWRSIYKNILLGLEIRKELTPEKLAHAEALLQTYGLDRFRDARPSQLSGGMRQRAALIRTLVLEPELLLLDEPFSALDYQTRLNVSDDIGKILKSSGKPAILVTHDISEAISMADRVLILSARPATVRKIIDIDLDISDRTPLSSRNAPDFKKYFNIIWKELNENA